The window ATCTTGTAACATAGCTTTACGACGATCTCCAAAACCTGGAGCTTTAACAGCAGCAACTTTTACTACGCCACGCATAGTATTAACAACTAGTGTTGCTAATGCTTCCCCATCAACATCTTCAGCTATAATTAATAAAGATTTACTAGATTTAGCAACCATTTCTAAAATTGGTAAAATTTCTCTAATATTTGAAAGTTTTTTATCTACTAAAAGTATATAAGGATTATCAAGTTCTACGGTACCAGATTCAGATTTATTGATAAAATACGGAGATAAGTATCCTCTATCAAATTGCATACCTTCAACAACATCTAATTCATCTTGTAATCCTGTACCTTCTTCAACTGTAATTACTCCTTCTTTTCCTACTCTTTCCATTGCCTGTGCAATTAAATTACCTACAGTTTCATCTGCATTTGCAGAAATAGTTCCTACTTGAGCTATAGATTTTGAATCAGAACATGGAACTGAAATTACTTTTAATTCTTCTACTGCAGCAATAACAGCTTTATCTATTCCTCTTTTTAAATCCATAGGATTCATACCAGCAGCAACAGCTTTTAAACCTTCACTAACAATAGATTGTGCTAATACACTAGCAGTAGTTGTTCCATCACCTGCTACATCATTAGCTTTGGATGCAACTTCTTTTACCATTTGTGCACCCATATTCTCAAATTTATCTTCTAATTCTATTTCTCTAGCAACAGTTACCCCATCTTTAGTTATAGCTGGTGCTCCAAAGGATTTGTCTAGTACTACATTTCTACCTTTTGGACCAAGTGTAATTTTAACTGCATCTGCAAGTATATTTACACCTCGTAACATTTTTACACGGGCATCATTCCCAAATTTTACATCTTTAGCTGCCATTTTAAATATTCCTTAAATTCATTTATATTAAATTAATTAAATTTTTTAAAAAATTTTATTTAATGACAAATTTTATTATTTAATAATAGCTAAAATATCACTTTCAGACATGATAAGCACTTCTTCATCATCAATTTTTTCTGTTTTAACACTATAACCATCATTAAATATAATTGTGTCGCCTTTTTTTACATCTAATGGTTTTACAACACCATTATCTAATATACGTCCTTTTCCTACTGCTAGAACTTCTCCTCTTGTAGATTTTCCTGCAGCAGAACCTGTTAATACAATTCCTCCTGAAGATTTAGATTCAACTTCTTTTCTTTTTACAATAACACGATCATGTAATGGACGAATATTCATTTAATAATTCTCCTTTTAAGAAGTTTAACTATTATAAATTAATATTAATTTATTTTGAATAATGTGCACTGAAAGATAAGGACATATAGTCCATGTTTCAAGTACTATTTTAAAAAAATTTATTTATCAAAATTTTTGTTAAAAAATAATAAAAATAATTAATATATTGATATGATATTATCATGATTAATTATTATTAATTACCCATATAATTATTTTATTTAATTTTTTAATAAAAAAATATTGACGTTTACTCATAAATATTGTCATAATAAGAACATATTTTTTTATATATGCCCGAATAGCTCAGTCGGTAGAGCAGTGGACTGAAAATCCCCGTGTCGGTGGTTCAATTCCGCCTTCGGGCATTTTTTTTAATTTTGTTATTTAAAAGATTTTTTTATATCTTTTTCTTATAAATAAAAAATGCAGAAAAAAATTTTTTTCTGCATTTTTTTATTTATAATCTATATAAAAAAATTACTGATTATTTTATTTATTAAATATACTTCTTTTTTAATGTGATAAATTTTTTGATATTCTTTTGTAAAAAGAAAGTTATATGGATAACTTAATTTTTTATATATAAACAATTCATTGTTATAATTATTCATTTGATTATTTAAATAATCATCATGATCATAATTATGATCCATTAAAGAATGTCTTTTATATAAAATATTTTTTTGAAGAATTTTAGGAGTTTTTATAATTTTTATTTCTACATAACGATCTATAACTAAACAATTTTTTAATTTTTTATAGTTTTTTATTTTCTGACAGTTTTTATTAATTAACAAATTACTACCTAATCCTTTAATAATAATTATTTTATTAAATAAATTTTTATTTTTTAATGCTAAATATTCAGCAATTTTTTGAGCTCTTTTTTGTGATAAAACATAATTATTATTATCTTTTTCTAAATAATCAGAATAACCTAAAATAATTATTTTATTTTCATTATCTTTAGATAAATTTTTGTTTTTAATATTTTCATTTAATACTTGATTTAATTTTTTTTTGTTTTGTGGACCTAAATCACTTTTATTAAAATTAAAATAAACTTTTGTTGTTAATAAAACATTATTATTACTATAATTAGTATAGTAATTATTTTTAGCTTTATGTATTAACTTTTTAAATGAAGGTAAATGATATTTATCAGTAAATTTATATACTAAATTAATGGTAAACATAGAATTATTTGTTTTTTGACCTAAATTATAAATATCATTATTTCCTATTTTTCCAGAAAATTGATACTCTAATCTTGATGAAAAAAATCTATTTATTTTAAATTCCCCACCTATGGCTAATACTGGGTATATACCATATTGTAAGTTATTTATATTTTTTCTATAATCATTATTTTTAATATATTGTTGATTAATTGATTGAGTAAATAAACCACCTAAACGACTATATAAATATATATTTTTATATATAGGATATCTAATATTAGATGTTAATTGTACTCCTTTAGATTCAAAAAAATTTGTAATTCCTTCTTCTGTAAGATTTTTTTTAACAGCTCCTAACCAATCAAAACCTAGTTCAAAACCTAAAAAATTATTTGATTGATATCCAAAAAATGCTCCAGTTCCTATTTGATTAAAAATATTATATTCTTGATTATCAATATCTTTACCAAATAATTTAATATGATCATATCGTGATAAACCAAATTTAGATCCAACATACCAATATTCTTGAAAGTTAGATTCAGCATTTGCAATATTATAAATGTTCATTATAATCATAATAAAAATAATAGTTATTTTTTTCATTTTTATATAAACCTTTTATTATTAAATGAATAACATTAAAATTTATATTCTTAAATATTTTACTTATTTATTTAAAAATTTACAATTTTAAAAAATTTTAATAATAGAAAAAATATTTTTTTGATCCTTATTTAATCTAAGTAAAGAATTTTTTAAAATATTATTTTTTAATATAACTTGTATCCAAATTATATCTAACTTAATTACTATTGATTTTAAAATAATACTATCTCTTATTATTTGCCATTTTTTAGTTTTATTATTTTGAATTTCTAATAAATCCTTATATGACGGTAAAAAATTAGATTTACCTTCTAGTAAAAATAACTTTTTATTTTTTTTATTTTTAAATTTTAAAGTACTAATTATTTCTTGTCCTAAATAACAACCTTTATTAAAATCAATAAAATTAAATTTTTCCATATTACTTTGTTGAGGAAAAAATAGATTACAATTATGATTAACGTCAATAATAGGATAACCTATCTTCATATAAAATTTATTCCAAAAATTATTATTTACAATATAAACTATTTTTTTAGAATAAAATTCTTGTATAAAAAATTTAATATTTTTTTTTGATACAACTAAAAAATAATAATAATTAGAATAACAAAATTTTAAAAAAATGTCTTTTTTAAAAAAAAATAATGTTTTTTTTGTTAATAAAATATTATTTTTTTTAAAAATTTTAGAAATTATTTTTTTTAAATTTATACTTGATAATCCAAATATCTTTTCTTTTGAATTTAAAAAAAATTCTATATTATAAAATGCAGTATATTTTTTGAGATTCTTTAAATATAATTCTAATATATTTTTTTGAATAATACATTTATAATAATTATCAGAATTTTTAAAAATATGCATATTTGTTAATATTCTTCCTTGAGAATTACAATGTAAAGAATTTAAATAATTATTATTATTTAATTTATTAATATCAATAGTTAATTGATTTTGTAAAAAATTTTTACAATCAGGTCCTTTAATATTCAAAATTTGTAAATAATTTAAATTATAAACTTTTAATAAATTATTTACATTATAATTTTTTTTTTCTATATCATTTAACATATAATTTTATAAAAATCACGTTTTTAAAAATTTAAATATTAATTATTAAAATAACAAAATTTTTTATTTTAATAGAAATTTATGTAGTTCTTGTAAAGAAAATACTTTTTTTTTGAAATTATTTTTCATAGCCATTACACTAGCTATTGCTCCATTAATAGTTGTATTATAATAAATATTATTTTTTAAAGCTAGAATTCTAATTAAACTAGAATTATTAATAGATTTTTTACTTTTCCCAGTATTAATTATATAAGTATATCTTTTATTTTGAATAAAGTTAACTATGTTTGGTTCTTTTTCAGTAGATTTCCTAACTTTTTTAACTAATAAATTTAATTTTTGTAAAAAATGAGCAGTTCCATATGTTGCTTCAATTTTAAAACCATATTTTATTAATTTTTGTACTATTGGAAAAATTAATTTTTTATCTTTATTTTGTATAGATATTAATATAATGCCTTTTTTTTTTATAAAAATTTTTGTTCCTAACATTGCCTTATAAAAAGCTTCAGCAAAAGAAAATCCAATACCCATAACTTCTCCTGTAGATTTCATCTCAGGCCCTAATATAGGATCTATATTATCAAATTTATTAAAGGGTAACATAACTTCTTTTACAGAAAAATATGGTGGAATAATTTCTTTGTTAAGATTTAAATTAAATAAAGATTTACCTACCATGACTAATGCACCCATTTTTGCTAATGGTATATTTATTGCTTTAGAAATAAAGGGAACTGTTCTAGATGCTCTAGGATTTACTTCTATTATATAAATTTCTTTATTTTTTATAGCAAATTGAATATTTATTAATCCACATACATTAATTTTTGTAGCTAATTGTTTAGTTTGAATTTTAATTTTCTTTAAAATACTTTTACTTAAAGTACGTGTAGGAAAAGAACAAGCTGAATCTCCGGAATGTACCCCTACATATTCAATATGCTCCATAATACCTCCTATAAAAATATTTTTTCTATCACAAATAGCGTCAACATCAACTTCTATAGCATCTTTTAAAAATTTTTCCAATAAAACAGAAATATTATTTTTTATATTTAGTAAATAATAATTTTTTAAATTTTCTTCATCATATATTATTTCCATAGATCTACCACCTAAAACATATGAAGGTCTAACTATAATGGGAAAACCTATAATTTTTGCCTTTATTACAGCTTCATTTAAATTATTTACTATATAATTAGGAGATTGTTTTAATTGTAAAGAATTAATAATACATTGAAATTTTTCTCTATCTTCAGCTAAATCTATAGATTCTGGACTAGTACCTATAATATTAATATTTTCTTTTTTTAATTTTTTAGCTAAATTTAGTGGAGTTTGTCCTCCGTATTGTATAATTACACCTTGTGGTTTTTCTATTCTAATAATTTCTAAGACATTTTCTAATGTAATAGGCTCAAAATATAAACGATCTGAAATATCATAATCAGTAGAAACAGTTTCTGGATTACAATTAATCATAATTGTTTCAAAATTATTTTGACGTAATATTATTGATGCATGTACACAACAATAATCAAATTCAATACCTTGACCTATTCTATTGGGCCCGCTGCCTAAAATAACAATTTTTTTTTTATTTTTACTAGGTTTAGCTTCACATTCTATTTCATATGTTGAATATATATAAGCTGTATTTGTTTCAAATTCAGCAGAACATGTATCTACTCTTTTATACACTGGATGTATATTTAATTTATGTCGTAATTTTCTTATTTTATCTTCAGATATATCTAATAAATCTGCTAATCTAGCATCAGAAAATCCTTTTTTTTTTAAATTAAAAAAATTTTCTTTATTGTATAAATATTCAATACCTATTTTTTTTACTTTATTTTCAATATTAATAAGATCTTTTATTTGTAATAAAAACCATTTATCTATTTTTGAATATTGATAAATATCTTGTATTGGTATATTTAATCTTATAGCATCTGCAATAAACCTAATTCTATCAGGACCAGGATTTTTTAATTCTTTAATAATTAAATTAAAATTTTTTTTATCTTTAACTAAATTAATTTTAGAATCAAAACCATTAATACCTATTTCTAAACTACATAATGCTTTTTGAATCGATTCCTGGAAAGATCTACCTATAGACATAACTTCACCTACTGATTTCATTTGTGTAGTTAATCGATCATTCACATTATAAAATTTTTCAAAATTAAATCTAGGTATTTTAGTAACTATATAATCAATAGAAGGTTCAAAAGCAGCGGTAATACAATTACTTGTTATATCATTCACTAGTTCATCTAAAGTATAACCTATAGCAAGTTTTGCTGATATTTTTGCAATTGGAAATCCTGTTGCTTTAGATGCTAATGCTGAGGATCGTGATACACGAGGATTCATCTCAATTACTACTAATTTTCCTGTTTTTGGATGGACAGCAAATTGAACATTCGCACCTCCTGATTTGATACCAATAGCCTTCATAATTAATATAGAAGCATTTCTCATGATTTGATATTCTTTATCAGATAAAGTTTGTGCTGGCGCGACAGTAATTGAATCTCCTGTATGAATACCCATAGGGTCTATATTTTCAATAGAGCAAACAATAATAGAATTACCATTTTGGTCTTTTACAACTTCCATTTCATATTCTTTCCACCCTATTAATGACTCATCAATAATTAATTCATGGTTTGGAGATAAATTAAAACCGTTTTTACAAATTTTTTTATATTCTGTTATATTATTTGCAATTCCTCCACCACTTCCTCCCATAGTAAATGATGGTCTAATAATACATGGAAAACCAATTTTTTTAATATACTGTAATGCTTCATCTATATTATGAATAATAAAAGAATTAGGTATATTAAAACCTAATTCTTTTACAATATTTGCAAAAGAACAACGGTTTTCTGCTTTATTTATAGTTTCAATTGATACTCCAATCGTATTAACATTAAATTTATTTAAAACATTATTTTTTTCTAAATTTAAAATACAATTTAATGCTGTTTGGCCACCCATTGTTGGTAAAATTACATCAGGTTTTTCTTTTTCTATAATTTTAGCAATACTTTCCCAATTCATAGGTTCTATATAAGTAATATTAGCAATATCAGGATCAGTCATAATAGTAGCAGGATTAGAATTTACTAAAATTAAATTATATCCTTCTTCTTTTAAAGCTTTACATGCTTGAGTCCCTGAATAATCAAATTCACAAGCTTGGCCAATAACAATTGGCCCGGATCCTAAAATCATAATATTTTTTATATCAGTACGTTTTGGCATTTTATAATCTCTTATATTTTTTTTTACAATATATTTGAATTAATTTTATGAAATAATCAAATAAAATAGATGCATCATGTGGACCAGGACTAGCTTCAGGATGTCCTTGAAAACCAAAAATAGGTTTATTAATTAAATGAATTCCTTGTATAGTATTATCAAATAAAGATTTATGTGTAATTTCTATATTTTTAGGAATATTATTTTGATCAATAGTAAAACCATGATTTTGAGTAGTAATTAATACTTTGTTACTTTTTAAATCTTTAACAGGATGATTACTTCCATGATGTCCAATATCCATTTTTTTAATTTTTGCTCCACTTGCTATGGCTAATATTTGATGACCAAAACAGACACCAAATATTGGAATACTTGTTGTTAAAAGTTTTTTTACTGTATTTATTATAGAAATACAAGGAGTAGGATCTCCTGGACCATTAGATAAGAAAATTCCATCAGGATTTAATAAAATTATATTTTTATAACTAGTAAAAGCTGATACGACAGTAATTTTACATTTTCTATCTATAAACATTTTTAAAATACTTGTTTTTATACCAAAATCTAGTACTATAATATGCATAGAAAATTTATAATGTTTAATTAATTTAATGTTTTTATTACTTTTATTCCAAAAATAATTTGTTTTTGTTGTAATGTTTTTGATTAAATTCAATCCTTGTAATCCATTATACTTATTAATTTTTTTAATAATATTTTCATAATTTACATATTGGTTAGTAACAATCAATGCTATTTTTTTTATTTTTTGATTACGTATTAATCTAGTTAAATATCGAGTATCTATTCCTTCAATAGCAACAATATTATTTTTTTTAAGAAATACATCTAAATTTTCAGTGCTACGATAGTTACTTGATATTGTTGATAAATTATTAATGATAATTCCTTTTAAATAAATTTTTGATGATTCATTATCTTCTATATTTGTACCTACATTACCTATATGAGGATAGGTAAAAGTTACAATTTGTTTATAATAAGAAGGATCAGTAATTATTTCTTGATAACCAGTAATAGCAGTATTAAATACTATTTCTCCTATAACTATTCCATTAACGCCTACAGATTTTCCAAAAATTTTAGTTCCATCTTCCATTAATATTATGGCTTTATTATTCAATTCATTCTCCATAATTAATATAAAAATACATTTAAATTCATTATGTATTATTTATATATTTATATTATTTTATTATATAAATATTCTATATTAGAATATTATATAATAAAATAAAATTTATGATTAAATAATAATTTTTTTAAAATAAGAAAAAATAATTAATTATTTATTTTAAATATTATTAAAATAAATTACTCTCTTTATTAAATAAAAGAGAGTAATTCTTTTATTTTTTAATATTATTTAAAGATTTCATATGAATCATATAATTTCTTAAAATATAACCTACTTTTTCAATAGGATGATTTCTAATATTAAAATTTAAATCACGTAAATATTTATTATTTATAAATTTATCTTTTATTTTTACTAAACCTAAATCTTCTGATGTAAGATTATTAATAAAATTTTTTAATAATGGAATAGCATTATTAGAAAATAGATAACTACCATATTCAGCTGTATTTGATATTACTTTATTCATTTCATATAATTTTTTTCTTGCAATAGTATTAGCTATTAAAGGTAACTCATGTAATGATTCATAATATGCTGATGCAGCAGATATACCTGATTCTATCATTAATTCAAAAGATAATTCGATACTACTTTTAATAATAGCAATAATG is drawn from Enterobacteriaceae endosymbiont of Donacia vulgaris and contains these coding sequences:
- a CDS encoding OmpA family protein, which codes for MKKITIIFIMIIMNIYNIANAESNFQEYWYVGSKFGLSRYDHIKLFGKDIDNQEYNIFNQIGTGAFFGYQSNNFLGFELGFDWLGAVKKNLTEEGITNFFESKGVQLTSNIRYPIYKNIYLYSRLGGLFTQSINQQYIKNNDYRKNINNLQYGIYPVLAIGGEFKINRFFSSRLEYQFSGKIGNNDIYNLGQKTNNSMFTINLVYKFTDKYHLPSFKKLIHKAKNNYYTNYSNNNVLLTTKVYFNFNKSDLGPQNKKKLNQVLNENIKNKNLSKDNENKIIILGYSDYLEKDNNNYVLSQKRAQKIAEYLALKNKNLFNKIIIIKGLGSNLLINKNCQKIKNYKKLKNCLVIDRYVEIKIIKTPKILQKNILYKRHSLMDHNYDHDDYLNNQMNNYNNELFIYKKLSYPYNFLFTKEYQKIYHIKKEVYLINKIISNFFI
- the groL gene encoding chaperonin GroEL (60 kDa chaperone family; promotes refolding of misfolded polypeptides especially under stressful conditions; forms two stacked rings of heptamers to form a barrel-shaped 14mer; ends can be capped by GroES; misfolded proteins enter the barrel where they are refolded when GroES binds); the encoded protein is MAAKDVKFGNDARVKMLRGVNILADAVKITLGPKGRNVVLDKSFGAPAITKDGVTVAREIELEDKFENMGAQMVKEVASKANDVAGDGTTTASVLAQSIVSEGLKAVAAGMNPMDLKRGIDKAVIAAVEELKVISVPCSDSKSIAQVGTISANADETVGNLIAQAMERVGKEGVITVEEGTGLQDELDVVEGMQFDRGYLSPYFINKSESGTVELDNPYILLVDKKLSNIREILPILEMVAKSSKSLLIIAEDVDGEALATLVVNTMRGVVKVAAVKAPGFGDRRKAMLQDIAILTGGNVISEEIGLELEKATLEDLGQAKRIVINKDTTTIIDGTGKQNDISGRVNQIRQQIDEATSDYDREKLQERVAKLAGGVAVLKVGAATEVEMKEKKARVEDALHATRAAVEEGVVAGGGVALVRVAAKLTNLTGQNEDQNMGIKVALKAMESPLRQIVSNAGEEPSVVANNVKDGHGNYGYNAANEEYGDMIKFGILDPTKVTRSALQYSASVAGLMITTECMVTDLPKEEKSEISTPPGGGMGNMGGMM
- a CDS encoding co-chaperone GroES produces the protein MNIRPLHDRVIVKRKEVESKSSGGIVLTGSAAGKSTRGEVLAVGKGRILDNGVVKPLDVKKGDTIIFNDGYSVKTEKIDDEEVLIMSESDILAIIK
- the carA gene encoding glutamine-hydrolyzing carbamoyl-phosphate synthase small subunit, with translation MNNKAIILMEDGTKIFGKSVGVNGIVIGEIVFNTAITGYQEIITDPSYYKQIVTFTYPHIGNVGTNIEDNESSKIYLKGIIINNLSTISSNYRSTENLDVFLKKNNIVAIEGIDTRYLTRLIRNQKIKKIALIVTNQYVNYENIIKKINKYNGLQGLNLIKNITTKTNYFWNKSNKNIKLIKHYKFSMHIIVLDFGIKTSILKMFIDRKCKITVVSAFTSYKNIILLNPDGIFLSNGPGDPTPCISIINTVKKLLTTSIPIFGVCFGHQILAIASGAKIKKMDIGHHGSNHPVKDLKSNKVLITTQNHGFTIDQNNIPKNIEITHKSLFDNTIQGIHLINKPIFGFQGHPEASPGPHDASILFDYFIKLIQIYCKKKYKRL
- the carB gene encoding carbamoyl-phosphate synthase large subunit: MPKRTDIKNIMILGSGPIVIGQACEFDYSGTQACKALKEEGYNLILVNSNPATIMTDPDIANITYIEPMNWESIAKIIEKEKPDVILPTMGGQTALNCILNLEKNNVLNKFNVNTIGVSIETINKAENRCSFANIVKELGFNIPNSFIIHNIDEALQYIKKIGFPCIIRPSFTMGGSGGGIANNITEYKKICKNGFNLSPNHELIIDESLIGWKEYEMEVVKDQNGNSIIVCSIENIDPMGIHTGDSITVAPAQTLSDKEYQIMRNASILIMKAIGIKSGGANVQFAVHPKTGKLVVIEMNPRVSRSSALASKATGFPIAKISAKLAIGYTLDELVNDITSNCITAAFEPSIDYIVTKIPRFNFEKFYNVNDRLTTQMKSVGEVMSIGRSFQESIQKALCSLEIGINGFDSKINLVKDKKNFNLIIKELKNPGPDRIRFIADAIRLNIPIQDIYQYSKIDKWFLLQIKDLINIENKVKKIGIEYLYNKENFFNLKKKGFSDARLADLLDISEDKIRKLRHKLNIHPVYKRVDTCSAEFETNTAYIYSTYEIECEAKPSKNKKKIVILGSGPNRIGQGIEFDYCCVHASIILRQNNFETIMINCNPETVSTDYDISDRLYFEPITLENVLEIIRIEKPQGVIIQYGGQTPLNLAKKLKKENINIIGTSPESIDLAEDREKFQCIINSLQLKQSPNYIVNNLNEAVIKAKIIGFPIIVRPSYVLGGRSMEIIYDEENLKNYYLLNIKNNISVLLEKFLKDAIEVDVDAICDRKNIFIGGIMEHIEYVGVHSGDSACSFPTRTLSKSILKKIKIQTKQLATKINVCGLINIQFAIKNKEIYIIEVNPRASRTVPFISKAINIPLAKMGALVMVGKSLFNLNLNKEIIPPYFSVKEVMLPFNKFDNIDPILGPEMKSTGEVMGIGFSFAEAFYKAMLGTKIFIKKKGIILISIQNKDKKLIFPIVQKLIKYGFKIEATYGTAHFLQKLNLLVKKVRKSTEKEPNIVNFIQNKRYTYIINTGKSKKSINNSSLIRILALKNNIYYNTTINGAIASVMAMKNNFKKKVFSLQELHKFLLK